The sequence TGGATTGCAAGCGCGATGCCAACGCCAATGTGCTGCTCAACAAGCTGTTTAAGATGACAGCCCTTCAGAGCTCATTCTCAGTTAATAACATCGCTCTGGTAAAGGGTCGCCCACGCCTGCTTTCGCTCAAGGAGTGTGTGAAGTATTTCGTTGAGCATCGTCACGACGTAACCATCCGTCGTACCAAGTACGATCTGCGCAAGGCACAGGAGCGTGCCCACATCTTGGAGGGCTTGATTATTGCCGTTAACAATATCGACGAGGTTGTACATATTATCCGTAACAGTAAGACTCCTACCGATGCTCAGCGTAACTTGGAGGCCCGTTTCGAACTCGACGAGCTGCAGAGTAAGGCTATCGTCGACATGCGTCTGGCTCAGCTCACTGGTCTGCGTGTTGATCAGCTCCACCAGGAGTTCGACGACTTGCAGAAGCTTATTGCCGAGTTGCAGGAGATTCTGGATAACCCCGAGCGTTGTAAGGAGGTGATGAAGGCCGACCTGCAGGAGGTGAAGGAGAAGTATGGCGACGAGCGTCGTACCGAGATTATTCCTTTCGACCACGAGTTCAATGCCGAGGACTTCTATCCCGACGATCCAGTGGTTATCACTATCTCGCACATGGGTTACATCAAGCGCACCCCACTGTCAGAGTTCCACGAGCAGGGTCGTGGCGGTATGGGATCAAAGGCTGCCCGTCATCGCGACAACGACTTTACCGAGTATATCTATCCTGCCACCATGCACAACACGCTGCTGTTCTTCACACAGAAGGGTCGTTGCTACTGGCAGAAGTGTTACGAGATTCCTGAGGGCGATAAGAACTCAAAGGGTCGCGCTATCCAGAATATGCTGAATATCGAGCCCGATGATGCCATCAACGCCGTTCTGCGTATCAAGAACTTCAACGATACCGAGTTCCTCAACTCACACTACGTGGTATTCGCTACCAAGCAGGGTATCATCAAGAAGACCTGTCTCGAGGCTTACTCACGTCCACGTGCCAACGGTGTGATTGCTATCAACATCAACGAGGGCGACCAGGTAGTAGGCGTTCGCCTCACCAACGGTCACAACGAGCTGTTGCTGGCTAACCGTAACGGTCGTGCCGTACGTTTCGACGAGAACGATGTACGCGTCATGGGTCGTGTATCTACCGGTGTAATCGGTATGCGTCTCGACGGTGGCGACGACGAGGTTGTAGGTATGGTTTGCGTCAACGATCCTAACACCGAGACTATCATGGTAGTTTCTGAGAACGGTTATGGTAAGCGTTCTGAGGTTGAGGATTACCGTAAGACCTCACGTGGTGCCAAGGGTGTTAAGACCCTCTCAATCACCGAGAAGACCGGTCGCCTGGTAGCCATCAAGGTGGTAACCGACGAGAACGACCTGATGATTATTAATAAGAGTGGTGTACTGATTCGCCTGAAGGTGGCCGATGTTCGTGTCATGGGCCGTGCCACACAGGGTGTTCGTCTCATCAACCTCACCAAGAAGAACGATAGCATCGCTTCGGTATGTAAGGTAATGCACTCGCAGGCCGAGGACGAGGATATCGAGGAGGCAGAGATCGACGCTGAGGCAGCTCAGGCTCCTGAAGCTGAGAATAAGGATTAAACTATCCGCTCAAGTAAACGTCAAAAAATAAATTTTAAGTAACAATAAGTTCAACCAATTTTAAAAGCTTATGAAAAAATTAATCATGATGGCATGTGTGCTGGTAGCTAGCTCTACCGCATTTGCCGGCGACAGTGACGCTTTGAAGGCTATCCTCAAGGCAAAGACTTATGCAGAAGCTGAGACACTCGTAAAGAGCAGCCTTGGTTCTCTGGCTAACGATGCCGAGAAGGCAAAGGCCTACAACAAGCTTGTTGACCTTGCCCTGAACGACTTTAATGCTCAGAGCGCTATCCAGACCGAGAATCAGGTAAACAAGCAGATGGGTAAGGAAGAGAAGCCCGTTGATATGAAACTGATGAACGAGATGGCCTTTGCCGCTCTCGTAGCAGGTATCGAGTGCGACAAGTTCGACCAGATGCCTAACGAGAAGGGTAAGGTAGCTCCTAAGTTTGCTGCTAAGAATGCTCAGCGCCTGTGGACTGCTCCACGTAACACTCTGGTTAACGCTGGTCAGGACGCTCTTACCGCTAAGGATAACGCCTCAGCTCGTAAGTACTGGCAGCTGTTCACCGAGAGCGACGCCGCTCCTATGTTCAAGGATTGCGACCGCGAGCAGCAGAAGCCTTTCTTCGGTCAGGTAGCCCGTTTCGCTTCAATCTTCGCTTATCAGGACAAGGATATGGCTAAGGCTCTTGAGTTGGCTGATGTAGCTATGAAGGATCCCGAGGAGTACGAGAATGCTCTCAACCTCAAGCTCGAGATTCTGGGCGACGGTCTGAAGACTAAGGACGACTCTGTTAAGTATGCTGCCAACCTGAAGGGCATCTATGCCGAGCACAAGGTCGACGGTGTAATGGAGAAGCTGTACAACACCCTGCTGGGTCTCGGTCAGACCGACGAGGCTAACAAGATCCTCGACGACGCTCTTGCCGCTAATCCTAACAACTTTGTAGCCCTCGCCGATAAGGGTCTGGCTCTGCTCCAGGCTAACAAGGCCGAGGAGGCTGTTCCTTACCTCCAGAAGGCATTCGAGGTTAAGCCCGACAACGCTATCATCGCTACCTACGCAGGTACAGGTTACAGCGTACAGGCTCAGAACATCGAGGATCCTGCTAAGAAGAAGGAGCTGTACAAGAAGGCTATCGAGCTGTTCGACAAGGCTAAGGAGCTCGACCCCGACATGCTGCAGGCTAAGTGGGGTTACAACCGCTACAACGCATACTACAACTACTATGGTGCTGACGCTCCTGAGACCAAGAAGGCCGAGGAAGAGTCACGCTAATCTGCAATCAAGTATATAAACCCAATCAGCCGAGGAAAAACTCCTCGGCTGATTTCTTTTTATATATGCAATCTTTTCCAATATAATTTGGATAATAACAAATTGTGTTGTACCTTTGCAACAGAAACAATTTATAAGCAGAAAAAGAGTTTATGGAGAACGAGAAAGGTACCAGAGATTTGTTTTTAGAGACGCTCACAAATATTGGGTGTCAGTATGAGCTTGCAGACGAAGAGGGCGATGATCGCATCTTCTTTGCCTATCAGGGCGAGCATTTCTTTGTGGAAGCCCGAAACAATTTGCGTTTTATCCAGATATACGATACGCATTGGGGACATGTAGAACTATACGATGTTGAAGAGTTTGCACGATTAAAGAAAGCTATCAATGGTGCAAACCTTAACAATACCGTTACAACGGTTTATACCATCGACGAGGAGGCCAAGACCGTGGATGTGCATAGCAAATCTACCATTCTCTTCATTCCCCAGATTCCCGATATCGGCGACTATTTGCGCTTGGAGTTAAACGAGTTTTTTGGCGCCCATCGCTTTGTGGGTAACGAGATGGCTAAGCTGAGAGAACAAGAAGGTACCGAAAAAATCCCTCAGGCTTCGTGTTGAAACCTGAGGGTAATTGAGCCTGCTGCAGTATGCGTGGCGGGCCGCGCAAGTGCAGGTCCTTGGCTATCTACATGGCGCCCATGCCGCTCGGCTATGCCGCTTGGCTTGTCCAAGAACTTGTGGCGCTTCGGGGCTAAGCCCCGATGCACGATGTCGCGCCAAGGGCAGTTACAATCGCAGTTGCGATACTGGCAATCATCTGTACGATAAACTTTAATGTCTCTTTCTTTGTCATAATTGTTAATGGTTATAGGTTAATGTTTCATGTTTAATGTTTCATGTTTAATGTTTCATGTTTAATAGGATAGGGTGGGGCTTGCGCCCCCAACCCTTAGTCTCCGATAGGCTCGTGGCTTCCACCACCGCTATTGCCACCGCCGCTATTACCGCCGCCTCCGGTGTTTCCACCGCTATTGCCACCGCCGCTATTACCGCCGCCTCCGGTGTTTCCACCGGTATTGCCGCCCTGGCTGCTACCACCGCCGTTGGTGGTCTTCTCACCATCGCCGCTCAGCAGACTCTCGGCATTCACAAACTCGGCCTTCTTCAGGAACTCACGGCTCGAAATATTCATCTCCTGCTCCTGCTCAGGCATGAATCGGATGTGGAGAGCCTTCAGGTTCTTACCCACATTAAACTCCTCCTTCTTGGGAGCACCGCCGGGCTCATTTTCCAGGGTAGTGAAGAAGGTACCCAGACCGTCGATCTTCACTCGCTTGCTCTCCAGCAGCATCTCCACCAGGCAGCTACGGAACTTCTCCAGCACACCAAATACTACATCCTGCGTATAAACGCTACCGTGCTCGCTGATGTGCTTTGCCAGCTTGCGGGTGTTCAGGGTTTCAATACTCTTGCTGTGGGCGAACCACTTGCCAAATACCTGCGACTTGTTGTTCTTGTTCTGTCGCAACTCATAAAAAATCTTTGCCATACTCTAATACTTTTAATTTTAATGGTTAATACTAATGTTACTTAATCTCTTGTGTGTCTCAATCCACGTGTGCACTTTGTTTCTTTTTGACGATGCAAAGGTACAAAAAAAATCGATGCAAAAAGAGTTTTTTCTCGTCTATTCTCTGATTTTTCTTGAAATGTTAAAATGTAAAGAAATAATACAAGTGGTGAGAGGCCTTATATATACTATTAAAATAATACAGCCTTACTATCTAAGAGAAAGTTCGGCAGGATTTACAGAAATCTCGTAAACTATCCACCAGATTCTGACGTACCACTCAAAATGCCCAGTTGGCGAGTAGGAATGGTACATTAGTTCATTAGTTCATTTTGTAAAGTTTAGTAGAGCATCCTTGGTCGCTTATTACCTTATATAATTTATATATATTATAATATATATAAATTTAATATATAATATAGAATTAATAAAATCTCTACATCTTAACTTTTCTCTCGCCCTCCTGCTTATATTTCTTCGAATTGGAAATGAACTAATGAACTAATGTACCATTGTGGAGAGATATGTACTTTGTACTTCCCTAAAATAAGTTGAATGGTTTTTAACTTAACCCTGCCATTGGTTGAATGCCTATTGGGTACCTAAATTCTTATCCCTGACAGAAGTTGAACAATTCTCTTTTAACCCTTGTTTTTGTTGAATAGGCTCCACGGAAAGCCGTGCTTGTATTCTAAGAGTGGTACATTAGTTCATTAGTTCATTTGCTCAAATGAACAATGTAAAAATGAGAAAATGTAATAATTAAAAATTAGAGTATGGAACAGATAGTACAGTTGAACAGTAAAGCAAACCTCTCCGAGCATTTTGTGCTCGGGGAGTTCACCAGGAGCAAGTATCCTGAAGTGTATAACATTCCTAGTCATGAGGCGATTGCGATCCTTGCCAACCTCTGTACTTGGTTGGAGGTTTTGAGGGAAAGGGCTTCGCAACCTATCATCATTAACTCGGGTTATCGATCACCGCAGTTAAATCGTAAGGTTGGGGGAGCACCCACCAGTAATCACTTAACGGGCTGTGCCGTAGATATACGCACCAATGGTATGGAACAGTCAATAGAATATGCAGCCATATTGATAGCCTATGCCAATGAATCGGCACAGGACTATGACGAGCTGCTGATAGAGAAGAACCGATATGGTGCGGTGTGGGTACACTTTGCTGTGCGACCTAAAGATAACAGAAGAAAGGTAGCATTTATACAAGCGTAGATAAGTAACGTTATCAGCACCATTCTTTTAGGGTGCTGATGACGTTGAGGATGTGATCGCGGTGGGGGATGACGCGCTCGTTGAAGAGCTGCTGGCACTGCTGGATAACAGCCTCGGGGAAGGAGTCGCTGAGGGCAAGCCAACTGTAGTTGCGGACGTTTGCCACAGCGGCTATCTGCTGCTTGCGAAGGGCAATGATGTCAGCAGACTGGCCCTCGAAATAATAGTCGATAGTCAGATCGAACAACTGTTCGCCTAACTTGCGTGGCATGCCGATGACGGCCTCGTAATCGCCAACAAACAGAATCAGCGACGAATAGGCGTGTGCCAGGTCGAGCACAGGATGGCCGTAGCCTACTTCGCCCATATCGATGAGCATAAGTTCGTCGCCCTGTACCATGGCATTCTTGGCCTGCAGGTCGAGATGCAGCAAGCGATTGCCAGCGGGAACGGCGTCGAGAATCTGGAGTAACAGGTCGATGTTTTCTTGTGAAAAATACCGACGGATATGTAAAACTTGTTTGCGTTCGTGCTCGAGGGCATTGGGCACACAGCTATCGGCTGGCATCTGGATGGCGTGCAGTTGGCGGAACAGGTTGGCATACATGCGGGCATACTCGTGGATACGCTCGGGATGGTGCATAATGAGCGAACTGAGGGTGTCGGCATGGAGCAGCTCGTAAACCAGACCGTACTGCGCGCCCACCTTGACAATATCGAACGAAATGGCGGTAGGCATACCCATCACAAAGGCCTCTTTCGACATGGTAATCTCGTTGCGCACCTCGTCGATGGTGGTGCCATCGCGGAACACCTTGATGATGGTGTCGTCGTTGTAACGATAAACGGTGCCTACACCGCCCACACCGAGGATCTCACAACCCTCGATACTCATCTGGCGCAGGGCGCGTTCTACGCACATTATCTTTACAAAACCAGTCATGTTAAGCACGTCGTAAACGTCGGCATTAACCTCAACGAGTTTGAAATTCTTATATTGTTTGGTTAGCGAAAGCAGGATGCGCAAGCCCGAACTCGACACGTATTCGAGCTCTGCGGCATTAACTGTAACACTAAGGATGGGGCTTTGGGCTGATAAAAACTGATTGATTTCGGCTTGTGTCTGCATGGCACTCGAGGTGTCGAGTCGTTCACAAAGTGTAATGATGGCGTGACCTTCGTTATTGGTAAATTGTAGCGTCATATTGCTTGTGTTTTTAGTTATCACTTTGCAAAGATAGAAAAAAAAGTATAAACATCCAAGCATTTTCGAAAAAAGTGAGTACCTTTGCACCCAAATACATTATATAATGATTAACGAATATCAGATTAGAGTAAAGCCGGAGGTAGCGGCGCAGGAGGATAGACTGAAAGCGTATCTGGGCGATGAGTATGGACTGAACCCAGGCGATATTAAGGGTGTACGCATACTGAAACGCAGCATTGATGCGCGCCAGCGACAGATATACGTGAACCTGAAGGTGCGCACATATGTGAACGAACTGCCTACCGACGACGAATACCAGCACACGGAATATCCAAACGTTGAGGGTAAGCCACAGGTAATAGTGGTTGGAGCAGGTCCTGGAGGACTGTTTGCTGCCCTGCGCCTGATAGAGTTGGGTTTGCGCCCGATTGTATTGGAGCGCGGTAAGAACGTGCACGACCGTAAGAAGGATTTGGCCAACATCAGCCGCACGCAGCAGGTTGACGGTGAGAGTAACTACTGCTTTGGTGAGGGTGGCGCCGGTGCCTATAGCGACGGTAAACTGTACACACGCAGCAAAAAGCGTGGTAATATCGAGAAAATTCTGAATGTGTTCTGTCAGCATGGTGCCTCGACGGCTATCCTGGCCGATGCGCATCCGCATATTGGTACCGACCGCTTGCCAAAGGTGATTGAGGCGATGCGAAATACCATCATTAACTGCGGTGGCGAAGTGCACTTTCAGACCAAGATGACGCGACTGATTCTAGGTGACGACAATCAGGTGATAGGTGTTGAAGCTATTAGCCAACACCCAACACCCAACACCCAACACCAATACAACGGTCCTGTCATACTTGCTACGGGACACTCGGCACGTGATGTTTACCGCTATCTGGCTGAAGCTAAGATTGAGATTGAGGCCAAGGGTATTGCGGTAGGCGTGCGACTGGAGCACCCCAGTCAGCTGATTGACCAGATACAGTATCATAATAAACAAGGTAGGGGCCGATGGTTGCCTGCTGCCGAGTACTCGATGGTGACACAGGTGGATGGGCGAGGTGTTTACTCGTTCTGCATGTGTCCCGGTGGATTCGTGATTCCTGCGGCTACCGATAAGGAGCAGATTGTGGTGAACGGTATGAGTCCTGCCAACCGAGGAACAGCCTGGAGTAACTCTGGTATGGTAGTGGAAGTGCGTCCGGAAGATCTGGAAAATGTAAAAATGGAAGAATTTAACAATGTAAAAATTGAAAATAAGGCATTACAGGTGATGGCGTTTCAGGAGCAGCTGGAGAAGATGTGCTGGCAGCAGGGCAATATGAAGCAGACGGCACCGGCACAGCGTATGGCCGACTTTGTGAACGGCAAGCTGAGCTACGATCTGCCAAAATCGTCGTACGCGCCAGGATTGATATCGAGTCCGCTGCACTTCTGGTTGCCTAAGATGATTTCGCACCGACTGCAGCAGGGCTTTAAGGCATTCGGAAAGAGTGCGCACGGATTCCTGACCAACGAGGCGGTGATGATTGCTGTTGAGACACGTACATCGAGTCCGGTGCGAATTGTTCGCGATAAGGAAACGCTGCAACATGTTCAGATTCAGGGACTTTTCCCATGTGGCGAAGGTGCCGGTTATGCAGGCGGTATTGTGAGCGCCGGTGTGGATGGCGAGCGCTGCGCCGAAGCTGCTGCTCAATATATTTCTAGCAACGGACAATAGGACTGAAGGAGATGATTGAGGGAAAACATCCTTAAGTCGTGTAATCCGTTGCAAAAAAAACGTAAAAAGGTTTGGAACTTCCAAATCTTTTTTTTATATTTGCAGCATAAAATAAGAATGAATCTATTAACTAAAAATTTGGAACGATATGAATAAGGATGAGAAATTTGTGATTACGATCAGTCGCCAGTTTGGTACCGGCGGACACGAGATCGGAGCTGAGATTGCCCGTAGGTTAGGTGTTAAGCTGCTCGATAAGCAGATTTTGAACGAGGTGGCTAAACGCATACCTGTAGTAGAGGATGCCATGGAAAAGATTGAGGCACGCAATCCCTTGTGGCGCGACGATTTTACCAATTTTTATCGCAACTACATGGCTAAGGCCGAGTACGACGGAGCTGAGCAGGATCAGACCAGTCATGAGCTGTTTGATGCCCAGTGCGCCGCCATTAAGCAGATAGCCCAGAAAGAGAGTTGTGTGATTGTGGGTCGCTGCGGATTCTACATCTTCAAGGATCACCCCAATGCACTCAAGATTTTTGTGCACAGCTCGGAGGATTGTCGTAAGCGCCGCATAGCCGAAAAATACGGACTTGACCTGCGCGATGCTGCCGCCATGGTGGTGGATAACGACTATAGTCGTGAGTTATATACTAAGACATATACAGGCTGCGAATGGTTCGACGCGCGCAACTACGACATCAGCCTGGATGTGCGAAAATTCGGTATAAACGGCGCTGTAGATTTTTTAATGAAGTGTATTGAGTAGATTTTGCAGGAAAAATTTGTGTAAATACCAATTTTTTACTACCTTTGCACCTTGAAATTTCGAAGATAGTAATTACTAAAGAATTGGTATAATGAATATTTCCTACAAATGGTTGAAGGAATACGTTGATTTCGACCTGACTGCACAGCAGGTGGCCGATGCTCTGACATCGACAGGTTTGGAAGTCGACGCATTGGAAGAAGTACAGAGTATTAAAGGCGGTCTGAAGGGCCTGTACGTGGGTAAGGTGCTTACCTGCGAGGCTCATCCTAACTCAGACCATCTGCATGTAACAACGGTTGACCTGGGCAAGGGTGAGCCATCGCAGATTGTGTGCGGTGCGCCTAACGTAGCCGCTGGTCAGAAGGTGATTGTGGCCGATTTGGGCTGCGTGCTTTACGATGGCGACAAGGAGTTTGTGATTAAGAAGAGCAAGCTGCGCGGCGTAGAGAGCAACGGTATGATCTGTGCCGAGGACGAGATTGGCGTAGGTACCAGTCACGACGGTATTATCGTATTGCCCGAGGATGCTGTAGTGGGCACACCTGCTGCAGAGTACTACAACCTGGAGAGCGACTGGCTG is a genomic window of Xylanibacter ruminicola 23 containing:
- a CDS encoding phosphotransferase, which produces MTLQFTNNEGHAIITLCERLDTSSAMQTQAEINQFLSAQSPILSVTVNAAELEYVSSSGLRILLSLTKQYKNFKLVEVNADVYDVLNMTGFVKIMCVERALRQMSIEGCEILGVGGVGTVYRYNDDTIIKVFRDGTTIDEVRNEITMSKEAFVMGMPTAISFDIVKVGAQYGLVYELLHADTLSSLIMHHPERIHEYARMYANLFRQLHAIQMPADSCVPNALEHERKQVLHIRRYFSQENIDLLLQILDAVPAGNRLLHLDLQAKNAMVQGDELMLIDMGEVGYGHPVLDLAHAYSSLILFVGDYEAVIGMPRKLGEQLFDLTIDYYFEGQSADIIALRKQQIAAVANVRNYSWLALSDSFPEAVIQQCQQLFNERVIPHRDHILNVISTLKEWC
- a CDS encoding smalltalk protein produces the protein MTKKETLKFIVQMIASIATAIVTALGATSCIGA
- the gyrA gene encoding DNA gyrase subunit A, with product MDQTFDNDRIIKINIEEEMKSSYIDYSMSVIVARALPDVRDGFKPVHRRILYGMMNINNVSTQPYKKCARVVGEVLGKYHPHGDSSVYGALVRMAQDWNMRYTLVDGQGNFGSVDGDSPAAMRYTECRLSKMGEHIMDDLDKETVDMAPNFDDSLEEPTVMPTKIPNLLVNGGNGIAVGMATNMPTHNLGEVIDGCCAYIDNPDIDTEGLMQYIPGPDFPTGAYIYGLQGVKDAYETGRGRIVMRAKAEIESGDTHDKIVVTEIPYGVNKADLVAYIADLANQHKIEGVANVNDESGRQGMRIVVDCKRDANANVLLNKLFKMTALQSSFSVNNIALVKGRPRLLSLKECVKYFVEHRHDVTIRRTKYDLRKAQERAHILEGLIIAVNNIDEVVHIIRNSKTPTDAQRNLEARFELDELQSKAIVDMRLAQLTGLRVDQLHQEFDDLQKLIAELQEILDNPERCKEVMKADLQEVKEKYGDERRTEIIPFDHEFNAEDFYPDDPVVITISHMGYIKRTPLSEFHEQGRGGMGSKAARHRDNDFTEYIYPATMHNTLLFFTQKGRCYWQKCYEIPEGDKNSKGRAIQNMLNIEPDDAINAVLRIKNFNDTEFLNSHYVVFATKQGIIKKTCLEAYSRPRANGVIAININEGDQVVGVRLTNGHNELLLANRNGRAVRFDENDVRVMGRVSTGVIGMRLDGGDDEVVGMVCVNDPNTETIMVVSENGYGKRSEVEDYRKTSRGAKGVKTLSITEKTGRLVAIKVVTDENDLMIINKSGVLIRLKVADVRVMGRATQGVRLINLTKKNDSIASVCKVMHSQAEDEDIEEAEIDAEAAQAPEAENKD
- a CDS encoding tetratricopeptide repeat protein, which gives rise to MKKLIMMACVLVASSTAFAGDSDALKAILKAKTYAEAETLVKSSLGSLANDAEKAKAYNKLVDLALNDFNAQSAIQTENQVNKQMGKEEKPVDMKLMNEMAFAALVAGIECDKFDQMPNEKGKVAPKFAAKNAQRLWTAPRNTLVNAGQDALTAKDNASARKYWQLFTESDAAPMFKDCDREQQKPFFGQVARFASIFAYQDKDMAKALELADVAMKDPEEYENALNLKLEILGDGLKTKDDSVKYAANLKGIYAEHKVDGVMEKLYNTLLGLGQTDEANKILDDALAANPNNFVALADKGLALLQANKAEEAVPYLQKAFEVKPDNAIIATYAGTGYSVQAQNIEDPAKKKELYKKAIELFDKAKELDPDMLQAKWGYNRYNAYYNYYGADAPETKKAEEESR
- a CDS encoding NAD(P)/FAD-dependent oxidoreductase, which gives rise to MINEYQIRVKPEVAAQEDRLKAYLGDEYGLNPGDIKGVRILKRSIDARQRQIYVNLKVRTYVNELPTDDEYQHTEYPNVEGKPQVIVVGAGPGGLFAALRLIELGLRPIVLERGKNVHDRKKDLANISRTQQVDGESNYCFGEGGAGAYSDGKLYTRSKKRGNIEKILNVFCQHGASTAILADAHPHIGTDRLPKVIEAMRNTIINCGGEVHFQTKMTRLILGDDNQVIGVEAISQHPTPNTQHQYNGPVILATGHSARDVYRYLAEAKIEIEAKGIAVGVRLEHPSQLIDQIQYHNKQGRGRWLPAAEYSMVTQVDGRGVYSFCMCPGGFVIPAATDKEQIVVNGMSPANRGTAWSNSGMVVEVRPEDLENVKMEEFNNVKIENKALQVMAFQEQLEKMCWQQGNMKQTAPAQRMADFVNGKLSYDLPKSSYAPGLISSPLHFWLPKMISHRLQQGFKAFGKSAHGFLTNEAVMIAVETRTSSPVRIVRDKETLQHVQIQGLFPCGEGAGYAGGIVSAGVDGERCAEAAAQYISSNGQ
- a CDS encoding AAA family ATPase, coding for MNKDEKFVITISRQFGTGGHEIGAEIARRLGVKLLDKQILNEVAKRIPVVEDAMEKIEARNPLWRDDFTNFYRNYMAKAEYDGAEQDQTSHELFDAQCAAIKQIAQKESCVIVGRCGFYIFKDHPNALKIFVHSSEDCRKRRIAEKYGLDLRDAAAMVVDNDYSRELYTKTYTGCEWFDARNYDISLDVRKFGINGAVDFLMKCIE